Proteins encoded in a region of the Chryseobacterium piperi genome:
- a CDS encoding SurA N-terminal domain-containing protein — translation MAILGQIRNRPWLLMGVIALALLAFLVNPDSIDKVFGKNPDVLGKVNGEKITREEFNDQLFVLQQQAEQQGQPKNGLEEQAWQLLVQSKLIKQQFDKMGFEMTDDYFWNQIQYDQMFAQNKQFFDDKGNFKTQELKKQIEELKATSPEGYNQWVKTRKSVEYRIMARQVFANISTGITTGKKEAEELMRQRDQLADIDFVKVDYTSYLQKNNIKVTTEDLANYIKQHPAMFKAEPSRNIGIAYFPSQPSAVDDAAAQKEITKLFSGGTDASGGKENFQNTTNDSMFVMANSDMPFNNQYLKPNQLPQAIQGQIATAAIGQTFGPYKEQNFYVVSKLLGKKTSDSTLSRHILIAFKGSPAGEGVTRSKEEAKKLADSVGAIVKANPAKFTEFLKLSSDPNSAAQGGSLGWTTPETPFVPEFLTYLANNPKGATGVVETQFGYHIINIEDKKAGSLGYKVANIVKAVKPSDATEADVDKKARKFIQQVQGKSFNDFVNIAKKGNYQFSNPKSAKRFDGQLQGLGTEKDGEILAWAFDKKRTKGDTEFFTVDGTGDKIVVYLNGKQEKGLADPESVRDQIEVVVKNKLAAKQISDKIAAAKASSLDQVAKLFATTKQSAQVNLLNPSVAGSMEPKVAGAAFGVKKAQLSKPVEGGTGVYVLIKKNETINKQPGDLKQFTESVTQRSAGMFGQAWLKSLQDNAEIDDYRIEIWNKLGNQQQ, via the coding sequence ATGGCAATTTTAGGACAGATTAGGAATAGACCTTGGCTTTTGATGGGAGTAATTGCACTGGCGCTTTTAGCGTTTTTAGTTAATCCTGATAGCATTGATAAGGTTTTTGGAAAAAATCCTGATGTTTTAGGAAAAGTAAATGGTGAAAAAATTACCCGTGAAGAGTTTAATGATCAACTTTTCGTGTTACAACAGCAGGCAGAGCAGCAAGGTCAACCAAAAAATGGTCTTGAAGAGCAGGCTTGGCAGTTGTTGGTACAATCAAAGCTTATCAAGCAGCAGTTTGATAAAATGGGTTTTGAAATGACAGACGATTATTTCTGGAATCAAATTCAGTATGATCAGATGTTTGCTCAAAACAAACAATTCTTTGATGATAAAGGTAATTTTAAAACTCAGGAGCTAAAAAAACAAATCGAAGAGTTAAAGGCTACTAGTCCGGAAGGTTACAACCAATGGGTGAAAACCAGAAAATCTGTTGAGTACAGAATTATGGCAAGACAAGTATTTGCTAATATTTCTACAGGTATTACTACAGGTAAGAAAGAAGCTGAAGAGCTAATGAGACAAAGAGATCAGCTTGCTGATATTGACTTTGTGAAAGTAGATTACACTTCTTATCTTCAGAAAAACAATATCAAAGTTACTACTGAAGACTTAGCTAATTATATTAAACAACACCCGGCGATGTTTAAAGCTGAGCCAAGCAGGAATATTGGTATTGCTTATTTTCCTTCTCAGCCGAGTGCAGTTGATGATGCTGCGGCTCAGAAAGAGATTACAAAGCTATTCTCAGGAGGTACAGATGCTAGTGGAGGAAAAGAAAATTTCCAGAATACTACTAATGACTCTATGTTTGTAATGGCAAACTCTGATATGCCGTTCAATAATCAGTATTTGAAACCGAACCAATTGCCACAGGCAATCCAGGGTCAGATTGCTACTGCAGCAATAGGACAGACTTTCGGACCTTATAAAGAACAAAACTTTTATGTAGTTTCTAAGCTTTTGGGTAAAAAGACTTCAGATTCTACATTGTCAAGACATATCCTGATTGCATTTAAAGGAAGTCCTGCGGGAGAAGGCGTTACAAGATCTAAAGAAGAAGCTAAGAAATTGGCAGATTCTGTTGGAGCTATTGTAAAGGCAAACCCTGCTAAATTTACTGAATTCCTTAAGCTTTCAAGTGATCCTAACTCAGCAGCTCAAGGTGGAAGTCTAGGATGGACTACTCCTGAAACTCCTTTTGTTCCTGAATTTTTAACATATTTGGCAAATAATCCTAAGGGAGCAACAGGTGTTGTAGAAACTCAATTTGGATACCATATCATCAATATTGAAGATAAAAAAGCTGGATCATTAGGGTATAAAGTCGCTAACATTGTAAAAGCAGTGAAACCTTCTGATGCTACAGAAGCTGATGTTGATAAGAAAGCAAGAAAGTTCATTCAGCAAGTACAAGGGAAATCTTTCAATGATTTCGTAAATATTGCTAAAAAAGGAAACTATCAGTTCTCAAACCCTAAATCTGCAAAAAGATTTGATGGTCAGTTACAGGGATTAGGTACGGAAAAAGATGGCGAAATCCTTGCATGGGCATTTGATAAGAAAAGAACTAAAGGAGATACCGAATTCTTTACAGTAGACGGAACAGGAGACAAGATTGTAGTTTATCTGAATGGTAAACAAGAGAAAGGTCTTGCAGATCCGGAATCAGTAAGAGATCAGATTGAAGTAGTCGTGAAGAATAAATTAGCTGCAAAACAGATTTCTGATAAAATTGCAGCAGCTAAAGCGTCTAGTTTGGATCAGGTTGCTAAATTATTTGCAACAACAAAACAATCTGCACAAGTGAATTTATTAAACCCATCAGTAGCAGGATCAATGGAGCCTAAAGTAGCAGGTGCTGCATTCGGTGTTAAGAAAGCTCAACTTTCTAAGCCGGTTGAAGGGGGAACAGGTGTTTATGTTTTAATTAAAAAGAATGAAACTATTAACAAACAACCTGGCGATCTGAAACAGTTTACTGAATCTGTTACACAGAGAAGTGCAGGAATGTTCGGACAGGCTTGGTTGAAAAGCTTACAAGATAATGCAGAAATCGATGACTATAGAATTGAGATCTGGAATAAGCTAGGAAATCAGCAACAATAA
- the lon gene encoding endopeptidase La produces the protein MTEFEDISLEEMISDGFDIVAEEINLSDFSETSENSEQKLFPILPVRNMVMFPNVVIPITAGRKASIQLLEEAQKNGDFIGIVSQKNSELEQPTEKDLYHTGTLAKIIKIIKLPEGNITAITKGFHRFKVKKFIKTQPYFKAEISKLKDTQPKNEEEYDALLENIKDLALKIIELDPNIPNAANFAIKNINNNDDLLNFICTNANFPSNEKQKLLEEKNLMARANKCYEMMHDDFRKLELRNQIHQKTSKDLDKQQREYFLNQQIRTIQEELGGGSEGDVEDLINKAKTKKWNTEVEEHFQKEINRLQRQNPNSPDYNVQRNYLDFFTDLPWETYTKDVFDIQKAEKVLDKAHFGLEDIKKRILEHMAVLKLKNNMKSPILLLVGPPGVGKTSLGKSVADALGRKYVRLSLGGLHDESEIRGHRKTYIGAMAGRILQSIKKSGTSNPVIVLDEIDKVGQGIHGDPSSALLEVLDPEQNKSFYDNFLEMGYDLSKVMFIATANSLSTIQTPLLDRMEIIQIAGYTMEEKTEIAKRHLIKKQQEENGLDAKSFKLGNPELKHIIEAHTSESGVRTLEKRIASIARWVALQTALLKEYDPKISLEKIDEILGVPRPRSLSEITGVPGVVTGLAWTSVGGDILYIESILSSGKGVLTMTGNLGTVMKESATIALEYIKAKHDELGISQEDIEKKNIHVHVPEGATPKDGPSAGIAMLTSMVSSFKNKKVKPHLAMTGEITLRGKVLPVGGIKEKLLAATRAGIKDVILCEANRKDVEEIKKDYLKNLKVHYVNRMEDVIDIAIEK, from the coding sequence ATGACAGAATTTGAAGATATTAGTTTAGAGGAAATGATCAGCGATGGGTTTGATATTGTGGCTGAAGAGATCAATCTTTCTGATTTTTCGGAAACCAGTGAAAATTCCGAGCAGAAATTATTTCCCATCCTTCCTGTAAGAAATATGGTGATGTTTCCCAATGTGGTCATTCCTATTACTGCCGGAAGAAAGGCATCCATACAACTTCTGGAAGAAGCTCAAAAAAATGGAGATTTTATCGGGATTGTAAGTCAGAAAAACTCAGAACTTGAACAACCTACCGAAAAAGATTTATATCATACCGGAACTTTAGCCAAGATCATCAAAATCATTAAACTTCCAGAAGGTAATATTACTGCAATTACTAAGGGGTTTCACAGATTTAAGGTTAAAAAGTTTATCAAAACGCAACCTTATTTCAAAGCTGAAATTTCTAAATTAAAAGATACCCAACCTAAAAATGAAGAGGAATATGATGCTTTATTAGAAAACATTAAGGATTTAGCTTTAAAAATAATTGAACTGGATCCGAATATCCCTAATGCAGCTAATTTTGCTATCAAAAACATCAATAACAATGATGATTTATTGAATTTCATATGCACCAATGCGAATTTTCCTTCAAATGAAAAGCAAAAGCTGCTTGAAGAGAAAAACCTGATGGCCAGAGCCAATAAGTGCTATGAAATGATGCACGACGATTTCAGAAAACTAGAATTAAGAAATCAGATTCATCAGAAAACATCTAAGGATCTTGACAAACAGCAAAGAGAATATTTCCTGAATCAACAAATCAGAACCATCCAGGAAGAATTAGGTGGTGGATCCGAAGGTGATGTTGAAGACCTCATCAACAAGGCAAAAACAAAAAAATGGAATACCGAAGTTGAGGAACATTTCCAAAAGGAAATTAACAGATTACAAAGACAGAACCCCAACTCACCGGATTATAATGTCCAGAGAAATTATCTTGATTTCTTTACGGACTTACCATGGGAAACCTACACCAAAGATGTCTTTGACATTCAAAAAGCAGAAAAAGTCTTAGACAAAGCTCATTTTGGACTGGAAGACATCAAGAAAAGAATTCTGGAACACATGGCTGTTTTAAAATTAAAAAACAACATGAAATCTCCGATTTTATTATTGGTAGGGCCTCCGGGAGTAGGAAAAACATCTTTAGGAAAATCTGTTGCGGATGCTTTAGGCAGAAAATATGTAAGATTATCTTTAGGAGGTCTGCATGATGAGAGTGAGATTCGCGGGCACAGAAAAACATATATAGGCGCGATGGCTGGAAGAATCCTTCAGTCGATCAAAAAATCAGGCACCTCTAATCCGGTAATTGTATTAGATGAAATTGATAAGGTAGGACAAGGTATCCATGGTGACCCAAGCTCAGCACTTCTTGAGGTTCTTGACCCTGAACAGAATAAATCTTTCTATGACAATTTCCTGGAAATGGGATACGACCTTTCAAAAGTAATGTTTATCGCTACTGCCAATTCACTTTCCACCATACAAACACCACTTCTGGATAGAATGGAAATCATCCAGATTGCCGGCTATACTATGGAGGAAAAAACAGAAATTGCCAAACGTCACCTGATTAAAAAGCAACAGGAAGAAAACGGCCTTGATGCTAAATCTTTTAAACTTGGAAATCCTGAGCTTAAGCATATTATTGAAGCCCATACTTCAGAAAGCGGTGTAAGGACTTTAGAGAAAAGAATTGCATCCATTGCAAGATGGGTAGCACTACAAACCGCTTTGCTTAAAGAATATGATCCTAAGATTTCTCTTGAAAAAATAGATGAAATTCTTGGCGTTCCAAGGCCAAGGAGCTTATCTGAAATTACAGGTGTTCCCGGAGTCGTAACAGGATTAGCCTGGACAAGTGTTGGAGGAGACATCCTATACATTGAAAGTATTTTAAGCAGTGGGAAAGGCGTTCTTACGATGACAGGGAATTTAGGAACTGTCATGAAAGAATCTGCGACTATTGCCCTGGAGTACATCAAAGCTAAGCACGATGAGCTGGGAATCAGTCAGGAAGATATTGAAAAGAAAAATATTCACGTCCATGTCCCTGAAGGTGCAACTCCTAAAGACGGTCCGTCTGCCGGTATTGCGATGCTGACTTCTATGGTTTCTTCATTTAAAAACAAAAAGGTAAAACCTCACTTAGCGATGACAGGAGAAATCACACTGAGAGGGAAAGTTCTTCCTGTCGGTGGAATCAAAGAAAAGCTTCTTGCTGCAACAAGAGCAGGAATTAAAGATGTGATTCTTTGCGAAGCCAATAGAAAAGATGTAGAAGAAATCAAAAAAGATTATTTAAAGAACTTAAAAGTGCATTACGTTAACCGAATGGAAGATGTTATCGATATTGCAATTGAAAAATAA
- a CDS encoding T9SS type A sorting domain-containing protein produces the protein MKKVILIILLLLVYNTGFSQTNYYVDKTSGNDANNGSVTTPWKTIQKAANSATPNSIVNIKAGTYYENVVINVSGTSGNYITFKNYSNNNVIIDGTGTAGKTLLTVTNKSYLKFENLTIQNKTVNDAQGVLVQTTGNNSSTDLTFKNITIRKINWTAIKDTPATANNNAQGLIVYGRNGGITNLTIDSCKVFDNILGYSEALAVNGNVDGFVVKNCLVHDNTNIGIDILGHEGIASPSALDEARNGVVINNECYNNISKYATSAGIYVDGASNIIIERNKSYQNGWGIEVGAERDGTVKQITVKNNLVYKNEQAGLAIGGHDSTTTGQVINSVIRNNTFLQNNTANDGTGEIAMTKASNCVFENNIFYTSSENVLMTVDTISPQANNTFNYNCWFTPNNNPNDITVSWRGTDYNSFSAYKSGTSQEANSLYANPKLVSISAAAPNVKLNATSPCINKGKPTTSISPGELDFYGYNRISNTVIDMGASEYIATLGVKPNENISFGKIYPIPSSGILNFELDADKKENAITVYNASGQELKKYNFLTNRFSIDLSGLIEGTYLVKIDNKNAVMTKKIIIKK, from the coding sequence ATGAAAAAAGTAATTCTAATCATATTGTTGCTCCTTGTATATAATACTGGCTTTTCTCAAACCAATTATTATGTAGATAAAACATCTGGAAATGATGCGAATAATGGCAGTGTTACCACACCCTGGAAAACCATACAAAAGGCAGCCAATAGTGCTACGCCGAATAGTATTGTCAATATCAAAGCAGGAACATACTATGAGAACGTAGTTATCAATGTAAGTGGAACGAGTGGGAATTATATTACGTTTAAAAATTATTCAAATAATAATGTTATTATAGATGGTACAGGTACTGCAGGAAAAACCTTGTTGACCGTTACCAACAAAAGTTATTTAAAGTTTGAAAATTTAACAATTCAAAACAAAACGGTAAATGATGCTCAGGGAGTATTGGTTCAGACAACAGGCAACAATTCATCCACAGATCTGACCTTCAAAAATATCACGATCAGAAAGATCAATTGGACTGCAATTAAAGATACTCCAGCCACAGCTAATAACAATGCCCAGGGATTAATTGTTTATGGCAGAAATGGAGGGATTACCAACCTTACCATAGATAGCTGTAAGGTATTTGATAATATTTTAGGGTATAGTGAAGCGTTGGCGGTCAATGGGAATGTTGATGGATTTGTAGTAAAAAACTGCTTGGTGCACGATAATACCAATATAGGAATTGATATATTAGGACATGAGGGTATAGCATCACCCTCTGCTTTAGACGAAGCCAGAAATGGGGTAGTCATTAATAATGAATGCTATAATAATATTTCAAAATATGCTACTTCTGCTGGCATTTATGTGGATGGGGCAAGCAATATTATTATAGAGAGAAATAAAAGCTATCAAAACGGATGGGGAATTGAAGTGGGTGCAGAACGTGATGGAACCGTTAAGCAGATTACTGTAAAGAATAATTTAGTATATAAAAATGAGCAAGCCGGCCTTGCAATAGGTGGACATGATTCAACCACTACTGGACAGGTGATAAATTCTGTCATTAGAAATAATACATTTTTACAAAACAATACTGCAAATGATGGAACCGGAGAAATTGCGATGACTAAAGCCTCAAATTGTGTTTTTGAAAACAATATTTTTTATACCAGTTCGGAAAATGTATTAATGACTGTTGATACCATTAGCCCTCAGGCGAATAATACGTTCAATTATAATTGCTGGTTTACTCCGAATAATAATCCTAATGATATAACAGTGAGCTGGAGAGGGACTGATTATAATTCGTTTTCAGCTTATAAATCAGGAACCAGCCAGGAAGCTAATTCTTTGTATGCTAATCCGAAGTTGGTGTCAATTTCAGCTGCCGCACCCAATGTGAAGTTGAATGCAACAAGCCCGTGTATCAATAAAGGAAAACCAACTACTTCTATTTCACCTGGAGAACTGGATTTTTATGGATATAACAGAATCTCCAATACGGTTATCGACATGGGAGCGAGTGAATATATTGCTACTTTAGGAGTAAAGCCTAATGAAAATATAAGTTTTGGAAAGATTTACCCTATTCCATCAAGCGGTATTCTTAATTTTGAATTGGATGCAGATAAAAAAGAAAACGCTATTACTGTATATAATGCCAGCGGACAGGAATTAAAAAAATACAATTTTTTAACTAACCGTTTTTCGATAGATTTATCAGGGCTGATTGAAGGGACCTATCTTGTTAAAATAGATAATAAAAACGCTGTGATGACTAAAAAGATTATCATTAAAAAATAA
- a CDS encoding AI-2E family transporter, producing MNFFKLPFLLKLTLVVISIIGIGYLVELGQSILAPFFLAFLMAMLFLPLSNFLEKKLRFPRSVSTMISVMFMLVILAGLIFFFGSQLSSFSKDIPHLKMQLDTVFNNLQVWVSHTFNVKIREQLGYIDQALNKILSSSGAILGFTFGIFSSGLGFLFFFILFFIFILNYRRILNNFIVNVFSEKHKASVQEVVSEVRVMTKKYIIGLCLQVIIVSALTSILLSILGVKYAILLGVLTGLLNVIPYIGMFISLLISCFIAFATGTPTTCIYVVLGYIGIHAIDGNIVLPFVVGSKVKINALFSFIGIIVGEHVWGISGMFLCIPAIAIIKIIFERVDGLKPWGKLLGEEERPHKKKKTYKISKNITLKEMD from the coding sequence ATGAATTTTTTTAAGCTTCCTTTTTTATTAAAACTGACCCTTGTTGTCATCTCTATTATAGGTATCGGATATTTGGTAGAGCTCGGGCAAAGTATTTTAGCCCCCTTTTTTCTGGCATTTTTAATGGCCATGCTATTTTTACCTCTTTCTAATTTTTTAGAAAAAAAATTAAGATTTCCTCGTTCAGTTTCGACCATGATATCCGTGATGTTCATGCTGGTGATATTAGCCGGATTAATATTTTTCTTTGGATCACAATTATCCAGCTTCAGTAAAGACATTCCTCATTTGAAAATGCAACTTGATACGGTATTCAATAATCTTCAAGTCTGGGTATCACACACCTTTAATGTTAAAATTCGCGAACAATTAGGATATATTGATCAAGCTCTTAATAAAATTTTGTCATCATCAGGAGCTATTTTAGGATTTACGTTTGGAATATTTTCTTCTGGATTAGGGTTTTTATTCTTCTTTATTTTGTTTTTTATTTTTATTTTAAATTACAGAAGAATTTTAAATAATTTCATTGTCAATGTTTTTAGTGAAAAACATAAAGCAAGCGTACAGGAGGTCGTTTCTGAAGTCCGCGTCATGACTAAAAAGTACATCATAGGACTTTGCTTACAGGTCATTATCGTTTCTGCCCTTACTTCAATTTTACTTAGTATTTTAGGTGTAAAATACGCCATCCTCTTAGGAGTTCTTACCGGATTACTGAATGTTATTCCTTATATAGGCATGTTTATTTCTCTTTTAATTTCATGTTTTATCGCTTTTGCAACAGGCACACCAACTACCTGTATATATGTTGTACTAGGATATATTGGCATCCATGCTATAGATGGAAACATCGTACTCCCATTTGTTGTAGGATCAAAAGTAAAAATCAATGCTTTATTTTCTTTTATTGGAATCATTGTTGGAGAACATGTCTGGGGAATTTCAGGAATGTTTCTTTGTATTCCTGCCATAGCGATTATTAAAATAATTTTTGAAAGAGTGGATGGGCTGAAACCATGGGGCAAATTACTTGGAGAAGAAGAAAGACCTCATAAAAAGAAAAAAACTTATAAAATTTCCAAAAATATAACATTGAAGGAAATGGACTAA
- a CDS encoding MauE/DoxX family redox-associated membrane protein — MKTIKFIICLLFGLMFINAGLDKFFHYMPMPEITEDQKKIFGAIMELGWLLPLVATVEIIGGLLFIFPKTRALGAIVILPVMVGIVLHNVYRAPSSTGISISLVLFVINIWMLFDNGKKYKALIS, encoded by the coding sequence ATGAAAACAATAAAATTTATCATTTGTTTACTTTTCGGACTTATGTTTATTAATGCGGGATTGGATAAATTCTTCCATTACATGCCAATGCCGGAAATTACCGAGGATCAGAAAAAAATCTTTGGTGCTATAATGGAATTGGGATGGCTATTGCCTTTGGTAGCAACTGTAGAAATCATTGGAGGGCTATTATTTATCTTTCCAAAGACCAGAGCACTGGGAGCTATTGTTATTTTACCTGTTATGGTAGGAATTGTATTACATAATGTTTACAGAGCCCCTTCCTCAACCGGCATTTCGATATCCCTGGTTTTATTTGTTATTAATATCTGGATGCTTTTTGATAACGGAAAAAAATACAAAGCTTTAATAAGCTGA
- a CDS encoding DUF4349 domain-containing protein, with amino-acid sequence MEVKDVYEATISIEKSVQDLGGFVTHSNLLSNVISENTYNTSSEEAMLVKKYQTENTMQVRVPTAKLGEFLTLINDKKLFLNSRSINAEDITSSIKYAELEGKRIKKTGENISQLKVNKDKVKMDNDNMSEENLQQLANLDVTDNLKYSTIDIYIREPKLRIAELPVTNTKNIDNKYKFNFIYDVKNAFVEGFYLIQKIVVGLITIWPVLLIAGIIVYLLRKKKHFKKSEQV; translated from the coding sequence ATGGAAGTTAAGGACGTTTATGAAGCAACAATTTCAATTGAGAAATCCGTTCAAGATCTGGGTGGATTTGTGACACACAGCAATTTACTGAGCAACGTAATTTCAGAAAACACCTACAATACATCCAGTGAAGAGGCTATGCTGGTAAAGAAGTACCAAACTGAAAATACGATGCAGGTACGTGTTCCTACCGCAAAATTAGGTGAGTTTTTAACATTAATCAACGACAAGAAACTCTTTCTTAATTCAAGGTCGATCAACGCTGAAGATATAACTTCTAGTATTAAATATGCTGAGCTCGAAGGCAAAAGAATCAAAAAAACAGGGGAAAACATTTCTCAACTCAAAGTCAACAAGGACAAAGTAAAGATGGATAATGATAATATGTCCGAAGAAAATCTTCAACAACTCGCCAATCTGGATGTCACAGATAATCTTAAATACAGCACAATTGATATTTACATAAGAGAACCTAAGCTTCGCATTGCCGAACTCCCGGTGACCAATACAAAGAATATTGACAATAAATATAAGTTCAATTTTATTTATGATGTTAAGAATGCTTTTGTAGAAGGATTCTATTTGATTCAAAAAATTGTGGTAGGGCTCATAACAATCTGGCCTGTTTTATTAATCGCAGGAATTATTGTTTATCTATTAAGAAAAAAGAAACATTTCAAAAAATCAGAACAAGTGTAA
- a CDS encoding acyl-CoA dehydrogenase family protein encodes MSNTFSKIRNAIELFRSIDFDQLSAMSQKVDLPKLMQNFSKLDDKQLGGLMKMLDPNKKKKELPPIDGDFYDIYHTLTPEQREIQLKVRAFMEKEVKPLVNHYWLRDEFPFELIPKFQKLGICGVTYEGYGCPGMPFLMEGVIAMEMARIDASIATFFGVQSGLAMGSIYICGSEEQKQKWLPQMQKFEKIGAFGLTEPEVGSGAAGGLTATCKKTPEGWILNGEKKWIGNATFADVIIIWARDVDSGDVKGFIVEKDNPGFSVEKIKGKMALRIVQNGLITLKDCLVTEENRLQNANSFKDTAKVLRMTRAGVAWMATGCARGAYESALDYTRKREQFGKPIASFQMIQGHLVEMLSNLTAMQTMVFRLSEMQDEGILKDEHASLAKVFCTLRTRDVVSRAREVMGGNGILLEYDVARFVADAEAIYSYEGTKEINSLIVGRSITGFSAFV; translated from the coding sequence ATGTCTAATACTTTTTCCAAAATCAGAAACGCAATAGAATTATTCAGATCGATAGACTTTGATCAGCTCAGTGCAATGTCTCAAAAAGTAGATTTGCCAAAATTGATGCAGAATTTTTCAAAATTGGATGATAAACAACTTGGTGGATTGATGAAAATGCTCGATCCGAATAAAAAGAAAAAAGAACTTCCACCGATTGATGGTGACTTTTATGATATCTATCACACCCTGACACCTGAACAACGGGAAATTCAGCTTAAAGTGAGGGCATTCATGGAAAAAGAAGTCAAGCCATTGGTGAATCATTATTGGCTGCGGGATGAATTTCCTTTTGAGCTAATCCCAAAATTTCAGAAGCTGGGTATTTGTGGGGTAACCTATGAAGGATATGGCTGTCCGGGAATGCCTTTTTTAATGGAAGGAGTTATCGCCATGGAAATGGCTAGAATTGATGCTTCCATTGCTACATTTTTTGGAGTTCAGTCCGGTTTGGCTATGGGATCGATTTATATCTGTGGTTCGGAAGAGCAGAAACAAAAATGGCTACCCCAAATGCAGAAATTTGAAAAAATAGGAGCTTTTGGATTAACTGAGCCGGAGGTTGGTTCAGGCGCTGCAGGTGGGTTGACTGCCACTTGTAAAAAGACTCCTGAGGGCTGGATCCTTAACGGTGAAAAAAAATGGATTGGCAATGCAACATTTGCAGATGTGATTATTATCTGGGCCAGAGATGTGGATAGTGGTGATGTAAAAGGATTTATTGTAGAAAAAGATAATCCTGGTTTCTCAGTAGAAAAAATTAAAGGAAAAATGGCTCTTCGTATAGTTCAAAATGGATTAATCACTTTAAAGGACTGTCTGGTGACTGAAGAGAACAGATTGCAGAATGCCAACTCTTTTAAAGATACAGCTAAAGTATTAAGAATGACCAGAGCTGGTGTTGCCTGGATGGCGACAGGTTGTGCCAGAGGTGCCTATGAAAGTGCCTTAGACTATACAAGGAAAAGAGAACAGTTTGGAAAACCAATTGCTTCTTTCCAGATGATTCAGGGACATTTAGTGGAAATGTTATCGAACCTTACAGCAATGCAAACGATGGTCTTCAGGCTGTCTGAAATGCAGGACGAAGGTATTTTAAAAGATGAACATGCTTCATTGGCGAAAGTTTTCTGTACACTAAGAACCAGAGATGTAGTGTCCCGAGCAAGAGAGGTAATGGGCGGAAACGGTATTTTATTGGAATATGACGTTGCAAGATTCGTTGCTGATGCAGAAGCTATTTATTCCTACGAAGGAACAAAGGAAATCAATTCACTGATTGTTGGACGGTCAATTACCGGATTCAGTGCATTTGTATAA